Within the Corynebacterium sp. sy039 genome, the region ATGCGGTTCCGGTGTTGGGTAATGGTGTGGTAATCAATCTTGAGGCGTTGTTTGCTGAGATTGACGGTTTGCAGGCGAGGGGGGCGGATGCGTCGCGGTTGCGTATTTCGGCGAATGCGCATTTGGTCGCGCCGTATCATCAGGTTTTGGATCGGGTTCAGGAGCGTTTCTTGGGTAAGCGCGCAATTGGTACTACTGGTCGTGGCATTGGTCCGGCTTATGCGGATAAGGTGTCGCGTGTGGGGTTGCGGGTGCAGGATATTTTTGATGAGTCGATTTTGCGTCAGAAGATTTCTTCGGCTTTGGATGTGAAGAATCAGATTTTGGTGAAGATGTATAATCGTCAGGCGATTGATGTCGAAGAGACTGTGCAGTATTTTCTGTCTTATGCTGATCGTTTGCGCCCGATGGTGATTGATGCTGAGTATGTGCTCAATCGTGCTCTCGACGAGGGTAAGCACGTTCTCATGGAGGGTGGTCAGGCAACGATGCTTGATGTTGATCATGGCACGTATCCTTTTGTGACGAGTTCTAATCCCACTACTGGTGGTGCGTGTGTGGGTGCGGGTGTTGGTCCGACGCGTATTACGAGTTCTTTGGGGATCATCAAGGCTTATACCACTCGCGTTGGTGCTGGTCCGTTTCCTACGGAGCTTTTCGACAAGTGGGGTGAGTATTTGCAGACTACTGGTGGTGAGGTCGGTGTGAATACTGGGCGTAAGCGTCGTTGTGGCTGGTATGATTCTGTGATTGCTCGGTATGCTTCGCGAGTGAATGGGTTTACTGATTTGTTCCTCACGAAACTCGACGTACTCACTGGTATTGGGGAGATTCCAATTTGTGTTGCGTATGACGTCGACGGGCAGCGTTACGACGAGATGCCATTGACTCAATCCGAGTTCCATCACGCCACTCCTATTTTTGAGACTATGCCGGCGTGGGATGAGGACATTTCCGACTGTAAGGAATTTGCTGATTTGCCGGAGAAAGCGCAGCAGTATGTGCGTAGGCTTGAGGAGCTCTCCGGGTGTCGAATCTCTTACATTGGTGTTGGGCCTGGTCGCGATCAAACGATTGTTCTGAACGATATTCTTCAGTAATGTACTGTGGAGGATGATTATTCCCTACTGAAAGGTTTGTCATGAAGATTCGTCGTAAAGCATCGCTGCTATTAGCTTCAGCTGCGGTTTTTTCTCCAGTAGTAGCTAATGCTGCAGAAATCGCTCCGGGTGCGCCGATGCGTATTCGCCCAGTTATCGAAGAGGATTCTCCACTCAAGAATATGCCACCGCAGCTTTCCGCTGCCTCTTGCTCCCAGGGCGTGCCAGGTACTGTGACCATGCCTGATGGAACCAAGCGTGACGTGCTCATCACTGCAGGTCACTGTGTGTGGGGCGTTGATGGTGAGATGTCGAATGCAGCCTGAGGTTTATGTGCCAACTCATGAGGGCGATAAGCTCATCGGCACCCGCGAGCATGGCGCGCCAGTCCTGAACACTGACAATGAGAATGTAGAAGCCGTCCTCAACGGAGACGACTGGGGCACAATCGTGCTTATCGACGGAGTGAATGCCACTCGCATTGCTGACTCAAAGGATCAGTTCGGTAACTCTCAAGGGCAGCCAGTAGAGCTTACCAGTGTCCGTGATTATCCTGACCTCAAGCCAGGCGAAGTATCATTCGATGAATTTGGTAAGCCAATTTGTAAAGATGGACAAACCACTGGTCGTACTTGTGGCACTCAGGTTCTGCGCACCAGCAATGGACTGTGGTACTTGGGCGAGGTGCGCCCAGGTGACTCTGGTGGTGTGACTTTCGATCCAAACACAGGCGAAGCGCTTGGTGTTACATCCATGACAGTATTGGGACTCGTAGGTCGTTCCCAGCCAGCTGACGTGGCAATCGAAAAGGCTTATGGAATTCCAGATGGTCAGGTCAATGAGCGTTTCCAGCTCCCTAACTCTACTGAAGCGCACACACCAATGCGTAATTTCCAAGACGACACTGCTGCGGCTAACGAGTGGCTAATGAACAACGATCCACAGGTTAAGCAGCTTCAGGAGCAAATCTCCTCAGTTACTGAAGAGATTGAGAAGTTGATTCCACTCAACGCGCAAAACAGCATCGACGAAGTAACCAAGATTTTCGCTCAGTAGTTCTATGGAAAATTCTGTGGATGCAGCTGCAGCTCGCGTGCTGATCCTTGGCGTTGGTGAGTTCACTGGAGAGCTTACCAACGCCTTTAGCGCGCTAGGAGCGCATGTTCATGTGGAAGAAGACCCGCAAGATGTGCGAGCTCTTTGTGATGAATTCGATCCGGATTATATTCTGCCGCTGTCTGCTATTGCGGGGCTGGAGCAGTTGCAGGGTCTGGTTCCTTCAGTAGGGGCACTCGAGTTTTCTTTCAGTAGGGAGCAGATGCTGCGTTTGGCGCGCAAGAAGCTGGGGTTGCCGATCCCGATGTGCGAGGTTGCGTCGTCGTTCGCTGAGTTTGAGGTGGCGATTGGCCAGGTCGGCTACCCTTGTGTGGTTAAACCTTCGACGCACACCACTGGTCGTGGCTATGTGGTGGTGTCGAGTGAGTCTGAGGTGGCTGCGGCATGGCAGGGGCAGCGTGTTGTGGTGGAAAGTGTGTGTGGGCAGCAGGTTGTGCTTTTGGTAGCTCGGTCGATTGATCCTGCGACTGGAAAGTTAGCGACGTGGTTTTGCGAGCCAATTGGCGTGGAGGACACTCGGGCGTGGCAACCTATTGCCTTGTCTGCTCAGGCGCTGGAAAATGCGCGCTCGGTGGCTGCTCGGGTCAGTAATGCCTTGGGGGGTCGAGGTGTTATTGGTGTTGAGCTTTATGTTTCTGGCGACGATGTCTATTTCTCTGGTGCGGCTACCCAGCCTCATGATCGGGCAGTGGTGACGTTGGCGTCGCAACGCTTCAGTCAGTTTGAGTTGCATGCGCGCGCTATTTTGGGGTTGCCGTTGGACACCACGTTGATTTCTCCGGGTGCTAGTGTGAGTGTGGCGCGGCGTGGTCAGGTGAGTTATCACGCCGCGGTAGGTGCGCTGAGTGTGCCTGAGTCGGATATTCGCGTATTTCCTTCAGTAACTGTGGCGTTGTCTACTGCGGAAACCACAGCCCAGGCTAGTGCCCAGGCGCGGCTTAGTGCTCAGTCGCTTTAGCGTGGGTGAGCATTTCTTCCCACTCAACGATTTTCTTGCGTTCGCGTCCTTCGGCTTCGCCAAGGGCGCGTTCTGCTGCGTCGAGTTTGTACCAGCCGTCCCAGTTGGTGGTGGTGATGCCGCGTTCTTTGAGTAACTCAAGGATTGCGTTGTCGTCGCGGTGGTGTGCTGGGGTGAGGGTTCCGGTTGTCCAGTCGTTGAGGAGCATTTCTGTGGTTTCTTTGGCGTCGGATTTGGTGTTTCCGATTAGTCCTACTGGGCCGCGTTTGATCCAGCCGGTTGCGTAGAGTCCAGGGATGATGGCGCCGGTGTGGTCGAGGACGTGGCCGCCGTCGTTGGGGATGACGGCGCGTTGTTCGTCGAAGGGGATGTCGGTGATGGCGTCGGAGCGGTAGCCGACGGCACGGTAGACTGCTTGGACTTCCCAGTCGGTGTATTTTCCGGTGCCGCGTACGTTGCCGTCGCCGGTGAGTTCGGTGCGTTCGGTGCGGATGCCCACGACTTTGCCGTCGTCGCCAAGGATTTCTACTGGTGACTCAAAGAAGTGGATGTAGAGTTTGTGTGGTGCGCCTTTGGGTTCTCGGATTGCGTAGTTTTCGAGGGTTTGGCACACGAGGTCTTGGGATTTGGAGTCGCGGCGTGCTTGTTCGGAGGCGGCGTCGTAGTCGATGTCTTCTGGGTTGACTACGACTTCAATGGTGGGTGAGTGGTCGAGTTCTTTGAGTTCGAGTGGGGTGAATTTTGCTTGGGCTGGTCCGCGGCGCCCGAATACGTGTACTTCTGTGGCTTGGTTGGTTTTGAGTGTTTCGTACACGTTGTCGGGAATTTCGGTGACGTGGAGTTCTTCGCCGGTTTTGGCAAGGATACGGGCGACGTCGAGTCCAACATTTCCTACACCTACGACGGCAACTTGGCGCGCGGAGAGATCCCAGTCGCGGCTAAAGTCTGGGTTGCCGTCGTAGAAGCCGACGAATTCGCCGGCACCGTGGGAGCCTTGGAGGTCTTGGCCTGGGATGCCTAGGTCGCGGTCGCCGGTGGCGCCGGTGGAGAAGATGATGGCGTCGTAGTATTCTTTGAGCTCTTCGACGCTGATGTCTGTGCCGACATTCACATTGCCAATGAGGCGCAGTTGGGGTTTGTCGAGCACTGTGTGTAGGGATTTGACGATGCCTTTGATGCGGGGATGGTCTGGGGCTACGCCATAGCGGATCAGTCCGAATGGAGCTGGCATGCGCTCGAATAGGTCAATGCTGACGTCGACGTCGGATTTGATCAGTAGGTCGGAAGCGTAAATACCGGCAGGCCCTGCGCCGATGACGGCGACGCGCAATGGAGTAGTCATAGATAGTCGTCATTCCTTTGAGTAGGGAAAATTTTTTACTCATTTACTTTACGCGTTTTTGCCCATCTAGCAAAGGACTGCCTGCAGTACACTGGTAAGTGTATTTGCCCCTGAACCAGGAAGGAATCTGCTGGTGGCACACTCTGCATTGGTGAGCAGCATTGGTTGCAATTTCGATAGTTTTGATAGCGCGCATTTTGCGCAACAATTAGGATTGTCCATCCATGACCTAGGCGAGGTTTCCTCAGTAGCTGAGGCTTTGGCGGGTGCGCCGGAGTCGGGAGTCTTGTTCCTGGGCACGGGTAGCATTACTTTCGACGCACGTCTAGCCGCAGCATTGGGCGTGCCCATGTTTGTGCTCAGTGGCGCAGGTGTGCGTGAGGATCTTGTTCGCGAGGAGGTCGAGAAGATTGGGGCGTATCTAGCGGCATTTTTCACTGAGGAAACCGCAGGTAGTCAGACTCTGCCTACTCAAGAGTTTGAGCCAGTGATAAGCGCGGAGATTTTTGAGGCGTGGTTGTTGCGCCAAGCTAAAACTAAGCAGGCGCATATTGTGTTGCCTGAAGGTGACGATGATCGCATTTTAATTGCTGCTGACAAACTCTTGAGTAAGGGGATTTGCCAGCTGACTATTTTGGGCGTGCCAGAGCAGATACAGGCGCGCGCTGCGGAGTTGGAGTTGGATATTTCTGCGGCTGTACTCAAGGATCCGGCGACTGATCCACAGCGTGAGGAGTTTGCGCAGCAATTTGCGCAGTTGCGCAAGGCAAAGGGGGTGACTGTCGAGCAGGCTCGCGAAACGATGGCAGATATCTCCTACTATGCAACCATGATGGTGCACAATGGGCTTGCCGACGGCATGGTTTCTGGTGCAGCTCATACTACGGCGCACACCATTAAGCCTAGTTTTCAGATCATTAAGACTAAGCCTGAGGCGTCGGTGGTGTCGTCGATTTTCTTGATGGTTATGCAGGGCAAACTTTGGGCTTTTGGCGACTGTGCGGTTAACCCGAATCCGACACCGGAGCAATTGGCTGAGATGGCCGTCGTGTCGGCGCGGACAGCGGCACAGTTTGGGCTTGATCCTAAAGTTGCTATGTTGTCCTATTCCACGGGTACGTCTGGCAGTGGTCCGGATGTGGATCGGGTGGCGCAAGCGGTGGCTAGGGCACAGGAGCTTGATGGTTCGGTGGCGGTCGATGGTCCATTGCAGTTCGACGCTGCGGTGGTGGCGTCGGTGGCGCAAAAGAAGATGCCAAACTCTTCAGTAGCGGGGCAGGCGAATGTGTTTATTTTCCCGGACTTGGATGCGGGAAATATCACCTATAAGGCGGTGCAGCGTAGTGCTGGTGCTTTGGCTGTGGGGCCGATTTTGCAGGGGTTGAATAAGCCGGTTAATGATTTATCTCGTGGTGCTACTGTGGACGATATTGTCAATACTGTTGCTGTTACTGCTATTCAGGCTAAGGAACAAGCATAATGTCGTTGATTCTTGTGTTGAATTCGGGTTCCTCGTCGATTAAGTTTCAGCTTGTCGACCCTGATCAGGATGCCACAGCTGCCCCTTATGCGGTTGGTTTAGTCGAGCGCATTGGTGAGCAAGAGGGCAGGGTGAGCTTGAGTTTTGCTGGAAAAGACT harbors:
- a CDS encoding adenylosuccinate synthase, whose product is MAAIVIVGAQWGDEGKGKATDILGGLVDYVVKPNGGNNAGHTVVVGGEKYELKLLPAGVLSENAVPVLGNGVVINLEALFAEIDGLQARGADASRLRISANAHLVAPYHQVLDRVQERFLGKRAIGTTGRGIGPAYADKVSRVGLRVQDIFDESILRQKISSALDVKNQILVKMYNRQAIDVEETVQYFLSYADRLRPMVIDAEYVLNRALDEGKHVLMEGGQATMLDVDHGTYPFVTSSNPTTGGACVGAGVGPTRITSSLGIIKAYTTRVGAGPFPTELFDKWGEYLQTTGGEVGVNTGRKRRCGWYDSVIARYASRVNGFTDLFLTKLDVLTGIGEIPICVAYDVDGQRYDEMPLTQSEFHHATPIFETMPAWDEDISDCKEFADLPEKAQQYVRRLEELSGCRISYIGVGPGRDQTIVLNDILQ
- a CDS encoding ATP-grasp domain-containing protein; protein product: MENSVDAAAARVLILGVGEFTGELTNAFSALGAHVHVEEDPQDVRALCDEFDPDYILPLSAIAGLEQLQGLVPSVGALEFSFSREQMLRLARKKLGLPIPMCEVASSFAEFEVAIGQVGYPCVVKPSTHTTGRGYVVVSSESEVAAAWQGQRVVVESVCGQQVVLLVARSIDPATGKLATWFCEPIGVEDTRAWQPIALSAQALENARSVAARVSNALGGRGVIGVELYVSGDDVYFSGAATQPHDRAVVTLASQRFSQFELHARAILGLPLDTTLISPGASVSVARRGQVSYHAAVGALSVPESDIRVFPSVTVALSTAETTAQASAQARLSAQSL
- a CDS encoding FAD-dependent oxidoreductase, encoding MYASDLLIKSDVDVSIDLFERMPAPFGLIRYGVAPDHPRIKGIVKSLHTVLDKPQLRLIGNVNVGTDISVEELKEYYDAIIFSTGATGDRDLGIPGQDLQGSHGAGEFVGFYDGNPDFSRDWDLSARQVAVVGVGNVGLDVARILAKTGEELHVTEIPDNVYETLKTNQATEVHVFGRRGPAQAKFTPLELKELDHSPTIEVVVNPEDIDYDAASEQARRDSKSQDLVCQTLENYAIREPKGAPHKLYIHFFESPVEILGDDGKVVGIRTERTELTGDGNVRGTGKYTDWEVQAVYRAVGYRSDAITDIPFDEQRAVIPNDGGHVLDHTGAIIPGLYATGWIKRGPVGLIGNTKSDAKETTEMLLNDWTTGTLTPAHHRDDNAILELLKERGITTTNWDGWYKLDAAERALGEAEGRERKKIVEWEEMLTHAKATEH
- the pta gene encoding phosphate acetyltransferase; this encodes MLVAHSALVSSIGCNFDSFDSAHFAQQLGLSIHDLGEVSSVAEALAGAPESGVLFLGTGSITFDARLAAALGVPMFVLSGAGVREDLVREEVEKIGAYLAAFFTEETAGSQTLPTQEFEPVISAEIFEAWLLRQAKTKQAHIVLPEGDDDRILIAADKLLSKGICQLTILGVPEQIQARAAELELDISAAVLKDPATDPQREEFAQQFAQLRKAKGVTVEQARETMADISYYATMMVHNGLADGMVSGAAHTTAHTIKPSFQIIKTKPEASVVSSIFLMVMQGKLWAFGDCAVNPNPTPEQLAEMAVVSARTAAQFGLDPKVAMLSYSTGTSGSGPDVDRVAQAVARAQELDGSVAVDGPLQFDAAVVASVAQKKMPNSSVAGQANVFIFPDLDAGNITYKAVQRSAGALAVGPILQGLNKPVNDLSRGATVDDIVNTVAVTAIQAKEQA